From Chryseobacterium salivictor, a single genomic window includes:
- a CDS encoding outer membrane beta-barrel protein: protein MIKKIIMMGLLCLFSTSQMYAQKSLKINLPSKKESEISPIVKEKVEEYALKINAIIQEEKVLMEAELKVLQDKNLDKTEFSLQKTAIADRFSEKIDRRIEALGFDLDSVIQKQVRFSLLNSDTTSDAELKANLLKKYSATRNVSGYFIYGVMTLTNNLPDNDLDKNIGYNSNLEVGLKLNHQFSRTSPWGLISGIGLSWRTVRLENNMIFAKDGNQGVYVENYPGNTDKSKLRTAYLMVPFGLQYNFSKLKNAGMDIQYRSYSDGFRIAANVYGGVQMSTNNIVRGNRDDYRNRSNYQVNPFVYGGQLTFSYNSISVFVKRDFSNYFKDQYFKNDKALIIGLGIGL, encoded by the coding sequence ATGATCAAGAAAATTATCATGATGGGATTGCTGTGCCTTTTTTCAACCTCCCAGATGTATGCACAAAAATCATTAAAAATCAACTTGCCTTCCAAAAAAGAATCCGAGATAAGCCCTATCGTAAAGGAAAAAGTTGAAGAATATGCTTTAAAAATAAACGCCATTATTCAGGAAGAAAAAGTATTAATGGAAGCAGAACTTAAAGTTCTTCAGGATAAAAACCTCGACAAAACTGAATTTAGCCTCCAAAAAACAGCAATTGCTGACCGTTTTTCAGAAAAAATAGACCGCAGAATCGAAGCTTTAGGATTTGATCTGGATTCGGTAATCCAAAAGCAGGTGCGATTTTCACTGCTTAATTCCGACACCACTTCCGATGCTGAACTAAAAGCCAATTTGCTGAAAAAATACAGTGCAACAAGAAATGTCTCAGGATATTTTATTTACGGAGTGATGACGCTTACCAATAATTTACCCGACAATGATCTGGATAAAAACATTGGCTACAACAGTAATCTGGAAGTAGGATTAAAACTCAATCATCAGTTTAGCAGAACGAGTCCGTGGGGTTTAATTTCGGGAATAGGTTTGTCCTGGAGAACAGTTCGTCTGGAAAATAATATGATTTTTGCAAAAGACGGCAACCAGGGTGTTTATGTAGAAAATTATCCCGGAAACACAGATAAAAGTAAATTGAGAACAGCTTATCTAATGGTTCCGTTTGGCTTACAATACAATTTTTCGAAACTGAAAAATGCAGGAATGGATATTCAATACAGAAGTTATTCTGACGGTTTCAGAATTGCGGCAAATGTTTACGGCGGTGTACAGATGTCAACCAATAATATTGTACGTGGAAATCGGGATGATTATAGAAACAGATCAAATTATCAGGTGAATCCTTTTGTTTATGGTGGCCAGCTTACTTTCTCCTATAACAGCATCAGCGTTTTCGTCAAGCGGGATTTCAGCAATTATTTCAAAGACCAATATTTCAAAAACGACAAAGCTTTAATCATTGGCTTGGGCATTGGCTTATAA
- a CDS encoding RNA polymerase sigma factor, with the protein MKILFNHKKDDLLSRLKKQDPVAQKIFYEQNVKRFLSIGKSYVTDLYQAEDCVIKGFCKIFKSIDSFRGEGNLEGWARRIVVNECLNFIKSHKTVFYIDDINPAFLEDFQDEIADSDFNAQELLDQLPDAYRMVFNLYVLEDCSHQGISEILNISVSVSKTQLFRAKEKLRKIYFQQQKNLKNEYLEI; encoded by the coding sequence ATGAAGATTTTGTTCAATCATAAAAAAGATGATTTGTTGAGCCGCCTGAAAAAGCAGGATCCGGTTGCGCAGAAAATCTTCTATGAACAGAATGTAAAGAGATTCTTAAGCATCGGCAAAAGTTACGTAACCGATCTGTACCAAGCGGAAGATTGCGTCATCAAAGGATTTTGTAAAATCTTTAAAAGCATCGACAGTTTCCGCGGCGAAGGCAATCTTGAAGGTTGGGCCAGAAGAATTGTAGTCAACGAATGTTTAAATTTCATTAAAAGCCACAAAACGGTTTTTTATATTGATGACATCAATCCCGCTTTTCTGGAGGATTTTCAGGACGAGATCGCAGACTCTGATTTTAATGCGCAGGAACTTTTGGACCAACTTCCCGATGCGTACCGAATGGTTTTCAATCTCTATGTTTTAGAAGATTGCTCGCATCAGGGGATTTCCGAAATACTTAACATTTCTGTTTCAGTGAGCAAAACGCAACTCTTTCGGGCAAAAGAGAAACTCCGAAAAATCTACTTTCAGCAACAGAAAAACTTGAAAAATGAATACCTCGAAATATAA
- a CDS encoding ABC transporter ATP-binding protein: protein MISIQNISKVYGNKKVLHIENLEIPKGESFGLVGNNGAGKTTLFSLLLDLIQPTTGFIEIDGHKVNENENWKKKVSAFIDDTFLIGYLTPEEYFYFLGELRGQNKASVDEFLKQFSDFFNGEILNAKKYVRDLSKGNQKKVGIIGALIGTPEIIVLDEPFANLDPSTQIKLKKLIKDWSQKEQVTFLISSHDLAHTTEVSNRIVLLDKGQMIKDIITAPETLQELEDFFTSPVEVFI from the coding sequence ATGATTTCAATTCAAAATATATCTAAAGTTTACGGCAACAAAAAAGTTCTTCACATCGAAAACCTCGAAATTCCGAAAGGCGAAAGTTTTGGTTTGGTCGGTAATAACGGTGCCGGAAAAACAACGCTTTTCAGTCTTTTACTCGATTTAATTCAGCCTACGACAGGGTTTATAGAGATCGACGGCCATAAAGTCAATGAAAATGAAAACTGGAAAAAGAAAGTTTCTGCTTTTATTGACGACACTTTTTTGATCGGCTACTTAACTCCCGAAGAATATTTTTATTTTCTGGGCGAGCTTCGCGGACAAAACAAAGCCAGCGTTGATGAATTTCTAAAACAGTTTTCGGATTTTTTCAATGGTGAAATTTTAAATGCTAAAAAATACGTGCGGGATCTCTCCAAAGGAAACCAGAAAAAAGTCGGAATTATCGGTGCGCTGATTGGCACGCCGGAAATCATTGTTCTCGATGAACCTTTTGCCAATCTGGATCCTTCCACGCAAATCAAGCTTAAAAAATTAATCAAAGACTGGTCTCAGAAAGAACAGGTAACTTTTCTAATTTCCAGCCACGATTTGGCGCATACAACGGAAGTCAGCAACAGAATTGTTTTGTTAGACAAAGGTCAGATGATCAAAGATATTATCACGGCACCGGAAACTTTGCAGGAACTGGAAGATTTTTTCACCAGTCCGGTGGAAGTTTTTATCTAA
- a CDS encoding DUF5687 family protein → MYWRLLQLEFKNFIRNPQFGANLAMKILMFFGMAYFSAIFAALPFILYFFAKKKLHADPILLFSKYFIYYWAFDLLIRYFMQQMPTQNIKPFLTLGITKKKLVNYTLLKILFNFFNWGNLLFLLPFAGLLIFDGGFAAIHVILFTIGIFAIFYFNNFLNILLNGKNAVVISVFGLMAIFGVLEYYKIIELSQYSQKIFYSFYQYPGAFLLPVILAILVAYLAYQEIYKNFYLDKGLELKVAEGKTENIAFLNRYGVMGTFINNDIRLLKRSKAAKSAVIMSIFFLFYGLLTFSKGYENSFMQLFTGIFVTGGFMLMFGQRVPSWDSSYYPLMMTQNVPYKQYLKAKWALIVMAIFISIILSSAYLLISWEFYLTVLAAGLYNLGVNSYITLLAGAFNKKPIDLNSKAKSFGAGGNNFNMKIMLLLLPQMILPMGVFAVAKYFFGIYPAVGSLAILGIIGFILRDKVFDIIVKVYKTEKYSTLEAFKKV, encoded by the coding sequence ATGTACTGGAGACTTCTACAACTTGAATTCAAAAATTTTATACGGAATCCACAATTCGGCGCCAATCTCGCAATGAAAATTCTGATGTTTTTCGGAATGGCCTATTTCAGCGCCATATTCGCAGCATTGCCTTTTATACTTTATTTCTTTGCCAAGAAAAAATTACATGCAGATCCGATTCTTCTCTTCAGCAAATACTTTATTTATTATTGGGCGTTTGATTTATTAATAAGGTATTTCATGCAGCAGATGCCGACGCAGAACATCAAACCTTTTCTAACTTTAGGAATTACCAAGAAAAAACTGGTAAATTATACCCTGTTGAAAATCCTATTTAATTTCTTCAACTGGGGAAATCTTTTATTTCTTCTTCCCTTCGCCGGCTTGCTGATTTTCGATGGCGGTTTCGCTGCCATTCATGTCATTCTGTTTACCATCGGAATTTTTGCGATTTTCTATTTTAATAATTTTTTAAATATTCTATTAAATGGAAAAAATGCCGTGGTGATTTCAGTTTTCGGATTAATGGCCATTTTCGGAGTTTTAGAATACTATAAAATCATTGAACTTTCTCAATATTCTCAGAAAATATTTTATAGTTTTTATCAATATCCGGGCGCTTTTTTACTTCCCGTGATTTTGGCAATTTTAGTTGCATATCTCGCTTATCAGGAAATTTATAAAAACTTTTATTTAGACAAAGGGCTTGAGTTAAAAGTCGCCGAAGGAAAAACCGAAAACATCGCTTTTCTTAACCGTTACGGCGTGATGGGAACTTTCATTAATAATGATATTCGTTTATTAAAGAGAAGCAAAGCCGCAAAATCTGCTGTAATAATGAGCATCTTCTTTTTATTTTACGGGTTATTGACTTTCTCAAAAGGCTACGAAAACAGTTTCATGCAGTTATTTACCGGAATCTTTGTAACAGGCGGATTTATGCTCATGTTCGGTCAGCGCGTGCCAAGTTGGGACAGTTCTTATTATCCGCTGATGATGACGCAAAACGTTCCTTACAAACAGTATTTAAAAGCAAAATGGGCTTTGATCGTCATGGCAATTTTCATTTCCATTATATTGTCTTCGGCTTATCTTTTGATCAGCTGGGAATTTTACCTTACCGTTCTTGCAGCAGGATTGTACAATCTGGGAGTGAATTCTTACATCACTTTATTGGCGGGAGCTTTTAATAAAAAACCAATCGACCTGAATTCTAAAGCGAAATCTTTCGGCGCCGGCGGAAATAATTTCAATATGAAAATTATGCTGCTCCTCCTTCCACAGATGATTTTACCAATGGGCGTTTTTGCGGTTGCCAAATATTTCTTCGGAATTTATCCGGCGGTTGGAAGTTTGGCCATTTTGGGAATTATCGGTTTTATTTTGAGAGATAAAGTCTTTGACATTATTGTTAAAGTGTACAAAACCGAGAAATATTCAACGCTCGAGGCTTTTAAAAAAGTTTAA
- a CDS encoding DNA repair protein RecN, producing the protein MLSRIFIQNFALIDSLEITLNKGLQVITGETGAGKSIILGALRLILGERADVKSIQSTETKSVVEAEFIINENFKNFFEENDLDFEINTVIRREILPTGKSRAFINDVPVTLEILKKLSEKLIDIHSQFETSNLFDEEYQFRMIDGLSKNKTLLLKYQKEFTAYKKLLRDLENLKKQLSEGNKESDYKGFLLEELLEVNLDEFDLEDVQNQLSKQENAETIIENLSMIFNKIDAEEIGVLDSLLDVKTKLSKVASLSHEYTQLNQRFEEAFVEFKDLLFDLQNEAEKMETNPETLEHLSSQLSKINSLFLKHKVNSVEQLKQIRDQIQNEQSGFADLEFLISQTEKEIELAAEHLEKSSAELSQNRKKAIPNFINKTEKLLHQLGLEKAKIEVQLTDLEHFTSFGKEGIQLLFQANSGFPLKPIQTAISGGERSRVMLSIKKLMAENSELPTLILDEIDTGVSGKVAEEIGNVMKEMSENMQLIVISHLAQVAAKGNNNYKVIKREISGKTQTTIISLNHDEKLQEIAQLLSGSKITDAAISQAKELMK; encoded by the coding sequence ATGCTTTCAAGAATATTCATTCAAAATTTCGCCCTTATTGATTCACTTGAGATTACTTTAAACAAAGGTTTACAGGTAATTACAGGCGAAACAGGTGCAGGAAAATCGATTATTCTGGGAGCGTTGCGTTTGATTTTGGGCGAAAGAGCGGACGTGAAATCGATCCAAAGTACTGAAACCAAAAGTGTCGTTGAAGCCGAATTCATCATTAATGAAAATTTCAAAAATTTCTTTGAAGAAAATGATCTGGATTTTGAGATCAATACCGTTATCCGAAGAGAAATTTTGCCGACCGGAAAATCACGGGCATTCATAAATGACGTTCCCGTTACTTTGGAAATACTGAAAAAACTTTCTGAAAAACTCATTGACATTCATTCTCAATTTGAAACATCTAATCTTTTTGATGAAGAATATCAGTTCCGAATGATTGACGGACTTTCGAAAAACAAAACATTACTTTTAAAATATCAAAAAGAATTTACCGCTTATAAAAAACTGCTGCGGGATTTAGAAAACTTAAAAAAACAACTTTCAGAAGGCAACAAAGAAAGCGATTATAAAGGTTTTTTATTAGAAGAACTATTAGAAGTTAATCTGGATGAATTCGATCTGGAAGATGTTCAGAACCAGTTAAGCAAACAGGAAAATGCGGAAACCATTATCGAAAATCTTTCGATGATTTTTAATAAAATCGATGCGGAAGAAATCGGCGTTCTCGATTCTCTGCTTGATGTTAAAACAAAATTATCAAAAGTTGCTTCTTTATCGCACGAATATACCCAACTCAATCAGCGGTTTGAAGAAGCTTTTGTAGAGTTCAAAGACCTGCTTTTCGATCTTCAGAACGAGGCCGAGAAAATGGAAACCAATCCGGAAACGCTCGAGCATTTGAGTTCGCAGCTCAGCAAGATCAATTCTTTATTCCTGAAACATAAAGTAAATTCTGTAGAGCAATTGAAGCAGATTCGCGATCAGATTCAAAATGAACAGAGCGGTTTCGCAGATTTAGAATTTCTCATCAGCCAAACTGAGAAGGAAATAGAACTTGCGGCGGAACATTTAGAAAAATCTTCTGCGGAATTATCGCAGAACCGAAAAAAAGCAATTCCGAATTTCATTAATAAAACCGAGAAATTACTGCATCAGTTAGGTTTGGAAAAAGCCAAAATAGAAGTGCAGTTAACCGATCTTGAACACTTCACTTCTTTTGGAAAAGAAGGTATTCAGCTGTTATTTCAGGCGAATTCGGGCTTTCCTTTAAAGCCGATTCAAACTGCAATTTCCGGTGGCGAACGTTCCCGCGTTATGCTTTCCATTAAAAAACTCATGGCGGAAAATTCTGAACTTCCGACTTTAATTCTGGATGAAATCGACACCGGAGTTTCCGGAAAAGTCGCGGAAGAAATCGGAAATGTGATGAAAGAAATGTCGGAAAACATGCAGTTGATTGTCATCAGTCATCTTGCACAGGTCGCTGCCAAAGGAAATAACAATTACAAAGTCATCAAACGGGAAATTTCCGGTAAAACCCAAACGACGATTATTTCATTGAATCACGACGAGAAATTACAGGAAATCGCGCAATTACTTTCCGGCAGTAAAATTACCGATGCCGCAATTTCGCAGGCAAAGGAGTTGATGAAATAA
- the porD gene encoding type IX secretion system protein PorD — translation MKKLSTIFIILLSFNLSFSQELLANVQVNTQQVSGSNMQVYKTLEKNLRDFINNTSWTGKKLQNFEKIKCNFAIVINEKTGSNNFKASIVVQAVRPVFNTTYETPLLNVNDTNFSFDYTENENLVFNERQFSGKNLIDVISFYVYTILGYDADSFKVRGGQQWFEKAQKISNNAQNQKFAGWSLMEGTKTRAALIDNMLKPDQNTLRTVYYTHHRAGLDNLGKQDQSSGKKIIADALMQLKAYENNFQMNYPVNVFIDTKKQEIFDIFNNGNNTNVNMADLKALFSTLSPKDIDSKWNKWK, via the coding sequence ATGAAGAAACTTTCTACGATATTCATCATTCTGCTTTCCTTTAACTTAAGTTTTTCTCAGGAACTTTTGGCAAATGTGCAAGTCAACACCCAGCAGGTCAGCGGCAGCAATATGCAGGTTTATAAAACTTTAGAGAAAAACTTACGGGATTTTATCAACAATACAAGCTGGACGGGAAAGAAATTACAGAACTTTGAAAAGATCAAATGTAATTTCGCCATCGTTATCAATGAAAAAACCGGTAGCAATAATTTCAAAGCAAGTATTGTGGTGCAGGCGGTCCGTCCGGTTTTCAACACGACTTATGAAACGCCACTTCTGAATGTTAACGACACCAACTTCAGCTTTGATTATACCGAAAACGAAAACCTTGTCTTCAACGAAAGACAGTTCTCCGGGAAGAATTTGATCGATGTGATCAGTTTTTATGTTTACACCATTTTAGGTTACGATGCCGACAGTTTTAAAGTAAGAGGCGGCCAACAGTGGTTTGAAAAAGCACAAAAAATTTCGAACAATGCGCAGAACCAAAAATTCGCCGGTTGGTCTTTGATGGAAGGTACGAAAACCCGGGCGGCCCTGATCGACAATATGCTGAAACCGGATCAGAATACCCTGCGAACCGTTTACTACACCCATCACCGTGCCGGTTTAGACAATCTCGGCAAACAGGACCAGTCGTCCGGTAAAAAAATTATTGCAGACGCGCTGATGCAGTTGAAAGCCTACGAAAATAATTTTCAGATGAATTATCCGGTGAATGTTTTTATTGATACCAAAAAACAGGAAATTTTCGATATCTTTAATAACGGAAATAATACCAACGTCAATATGGCAGATTTAAAAGCACTTTTCAGCACATTATCGCCCAAAGACATTGACAGCAAATGGAATAAGTGGAAATAA
- the coaBC gene encoding bifunctional phosphopantothenoylcysteine decarboxylase/phosphopantothenate--cysteine ligase CoaBC, translated as MKLQGKKILICISGGIAAYKINYLIRDFIKKGAEVQVLMTPSAEQFVPKLTLSTLSKNPVYSDFYSENGTWNNHVELALWAEVILIAPCTANTLSKMVHGLCDNLVLATYMSAKCPVFIAPAMDLDMYQHPSTQQNLALAEDFGHHIIPAEDGELASGLSGLGRMAEPENIAQIIEEFFSSNKNLAGKTVLITAGPTYEAIDPVRFIGNHSSGKMGFSLAEEAANRGAKVILISGPSAEKTNHPDIEVHRVTSAKEMFAKVFEYYGNADIAIASAAVADYAPKEIAQEKIKKNDDSLTIELVKNPDILKTMGEMKTKQFLVGFALETQNEEENAKGKLHKKNLDMIILNSLRDEGAGFKGTTNKIKIITESSLTEFPLKSKEAVARDILNFVEDQILK; from the coding sequence ATGAAACTTCAAGGTAAGAAAATCCTCATCTGTATTTCCGGCGGAATTGCCGCGTACAAAATCAATTACCTTATCCGGGATTTCATAAAAAAAGGAGCGGAAGTTCAGGTTTTGATGACGCCTTCTGCCGAACAGTTTGTGCCGAAACTTACGCTTTCTACCCTTTCTAAAAATCCCGTTTACAGCGATTTTTATTCTGAAAACGGCACCTGGAACAATCATGTGGAATTAGCGCTCTGGGCAGAGGTTATTTTAATCGCGCCCTGCACCGCAAATACTTTATCGAAGATGGTTCACGGCCTGTGCGATAATTTAGTTCTAGCAACTTATATGTCGGCGAAATGTCCGGTTTTTATCGCTCCTGCGATGGACCTAGACATGTATCAGCATCCTTCTACACAACAAAATTTAGCCTTGGCTGAAGATTTCGGTCATCATATTATTCCTGCGGAAGACGGCGAATTAGCCAGCGGACTTTCCGGGCTAGGGAGAATGGCAGAACCGGAAAACATCGCTCAAATCATTGAAGAGTTCTTTTCTTCAAATAAAAATCTGGCAGGTAAAACCGTACTGATCACGGCAGGACCCACTTATGAAGCTATTGATCCCGTTCGGTTTATAGGAAATCATTCTTCCGGGAAAATGGGTTTTTCATTGGCTGAGGAAGCTGCCAACCGAGGAGCAAAAGTAATTCTGATTTCCGGACCGAGTGCTGAGAAAACAAATCACCCGGATATTGAAGTTCACCGCGTAACTTCTGCAAAGGAGATGTTTGCTAAAGTATTTGAATATTACGGAAATGCCGATATCGCCATTGCAAGTGCGGCTGTCGCAGATTACGCACCGAAAGAAATCGCTCAGGAAAAAATCAAAAAAAATGATGATTCCTTAACAATTGAACTGGTGAAAAATCCGGATATTCTGAAAACAATGGGCGAAATGAAAACCAAACAATTTCTGGTAGGTTTCGCACTGGAAACTCAAAATGAAGAAGAAAACGCCAAAGGAAAACTCCACAAAAAAAACCTGGACATGATTATTTTGAATTCACTTCGGGATGAAGGCGCCGGTTTCAAAGGGACAACCAATAAAATTAAAATTATTACAGAATCATCGCTTACAGAATTTCCTTTAAAATCAAAAGAGGCGGTGGCCAGGGATATTTTAAATTTTGTGGAAGACCAGATTTTGAAATAA
- a CDS encoding DNA-directed RNA polymerase subunit omega translates to MSVKDSKAELSTITYDRDKIEENVGSIYEAIVVMGKRAEQINAEIRSELHNKLDEFAVHNSTLEEVFENKEQIEISKHYEKLPKPTSIAIREWLDNEIYYRKTEERN, encoded by the coding sequence ATGAGCGTAAAAGATTCTAAAGCCGAATTAAGTACAATAACTTACGATAGAGATAAAATCGAAGAAAACGTAGGTTCTATCTACGAAGCAATCGTAGTGATGGGTAAAAGAGCAGAGCAGATCAATGCAGAAATCCGCTCTGAACTCCATAATAAATTAGATGAATTTGCAGTGCATAATTCAACTCTTGAAGAAGTTTTTGAAAATAAAGAACAAATCGAGATTTCTAAACATTACGAAAAACTTCCGAAACCAACTTCTATAGCAATCAGAGAATGGTTGGATAACGAAATCTACTACAGAAAAACCGAAGAAAGAAACTAA
- the bamD gene encoding outer membrane protein assembly factor BamD — MKKYLIITLAFFALSACNKQQDLALKSADKDYILKVANEKFEKKKWKDALALYERLSNLVAGTDDAPNVVYNSAYANYYDKNYKLAGHQFKNFSVTFPQDKRAEDAAYMSALCYYEGSMDYNLDQTSTDLAINEMQNFLNNYPNSDRSKNINQLIDELTYKLEFKAYENAKQYYKMADYKAASTAFENVLDDYPSTKLRDKIYDYMLKSKYELAVNSIYSLKKDRIESALAFTKQIEREVPGTENAKTATDLRNKLLKEKETFTELEKKVEARNKELKDKQQAEEAKINAEKDLREAAKKAEQTRRDSAALATPAPAATFKIKK; from the coding sequence ATGAAAAAGTATTTGATTATTACACTTGCATTCTTTGCATTATCTGCCTGCAACAAACAACAGGATTTAGCATTGAAAAGTGCAGATAAAGATTATATCCTGAAAGTAGCGAACGAAAAATTCGAAAAGAAAAAGTGGAAAGACGCTTTGGCTTTGTACGAAAGGCTTTCGAATCTGGTAGCAGGAACCGATGACGCACCAAACGTCGTCTATAATTCTGCGTATGCCAATTATTATGATAAGAACTACAAGCTGGCCGGGCACCAGTTCAAAAACTTCTCGGTAACATTCCCGCAGGACAAGCGTGCAGAAGATGCTGCTTACATGTCGGCACTATGTTATTATGAAGGAAGCATGGATTATAACTTAGATCAAACGAGCACAGATTTAGCGATCAATGAAATGCAGAATTTCCTCAATAATTATCCGAATTCTGACCGATCCAAAAACATCAATCAACTGATTGATGAGTTAACCTACAAATTAGAGTTTAAGGCTTACGAAAATGCGAAGCAGTATTATAAAATGGCTGATTATAAAGCCGCAAGTACCGCTTTTGAAAACGTACTGGATGATTACCCAAGTACGAAACTGCGTGATAAAATCTACGATTACATGTTGAAATCGAAATATGAATTAGCCGTTAATTCAATTTACAGCTTAAAGAAAGACCGTATTGAAAGTGCTTTGGCCTTTACCAAACAAATCGAGAGAGAGGTACCGGGAACCGAAAATGCAAAGACTGCTACAGATCTTCGAAACAAATTATTAAAAGAAAAAGAAACGTTTACTGAACTTGAGAAAAAAGTAGAAGCACGAAATAAGGAACTCAAAGACAAACAACAAGCAGAGGAAGCAAAAATCAACGCGGAGAAAGACCTGCGTGAGGCAGCAAAGAAAGCTGAACAAACGCGGAGAGATAGCGCCGCCTTGGCAACTCCTGCTCCTGCGGCCACTTTCAAAATCAAAAAGTAA
- a CDS encoding TetR/AcrR family transcriptional regulator, which yields MKKKFTEKQIHILNVAEKLIAKKGFEGTSVRDISTNANINVAMISYYFGSKEKMMSYLYRYRVQKTRESFAEFAEIIREGKPEMQMKELIKYVVNQLFKFNYFHGFVTQELRHTEHLKEDLLGFYTTFTSKIDDVIKKGVASGIFTNAPKPEDILTLIVGSSLFVIRNKNFYELYVSGPEENYFEEAEKKVMANVLVTVFSLLGYHAD from the coding sequence ATGAAAAAAAAATTTACCGAAAAACAAATCCATATTTTAAATGTGGCAGAAAAACTGATTGCAAAGAAAGGCTTTGAAGGTACTTCTGTACGGGACATTTCTACCAATGCCAATATTAATGTAGCAATGATTTCCTACTATTTTGGGTCAAAAGAAAAAATGATGTCTTACCTCTACCGTTACCGCGTGCAGAAAACAAGAGAAAGTTTTGCGGAATTTGCAGAAATCATCAGAGAGGGAAAACCTGAAATGCAGATGAAAGAACTGATTAAATATGTGGTGAATCAACTATTTAAGTTCAATTATTTTCATGGCTTTGTCACCCAGGAACTCCGTCACACAGAACATTTGAAAGAAGATTTACTGGGATTCTATACCACTTTCACATCCAAAATTGATGACGTTATTAAAAAAGGGGTTGCATCCGGAATTTTCACCAATGCTCCAAAACCAGAAGATATTTTAACACTTATCGTAGGTTCTTCTTTATTTGTTATCAGAAATAAAAACTTTTATGAATTATATGTGTCTGGCCCGGAAGAAAATTATTTCGAAGAAGCAGAGAAAAAAGTGATGGCGAACGTTTTGGTGACCGTTTTTTCACTTTTGGGCTACCATGCTGATTAA
- a CDS encoding TatD family hydrolase has product MAYFDFHHHHFKKHAGIYNLGVGESPPDGFFSAGFHPDLSLQFTEEQFVWLREISKNENCVAIGECGLDGSISIDDAIQESLFKRQIELANERQKPLIIHCVRRFSQMIHFQKSAKVPMIIHGFNKRKTIGEELQKHDFYLSFGKSVLQNVNLQEFVKDFPADKLFLETDNAEFDLQLLYHKVAELKNLNVEDLILQIEENLKIFNISLIR; this is encoded by the coding sequence ATGGCTTATTTTGATTTCCATCATCATCATTTCAAAAAACATGCTGGGATTTATAATTTGGGTGTTGGAGAATCTCCGCCCGATGGCTTTTTCTCTGCCGGATTTCATCCTGATTTAAGTTTGCAATTTACGGAAGAACAGTTTGTCTGGCTCAGAGAAATCTCAAAAAATGAAAATTGCGTAGCAATTGGTGAGTGCGGTTTGGATGGATCGATCAGCATTGATGATGCGATACAGGAATCACTTTTTAAAAGACAGATTGAATTGGCCAATGAACGCCAGAAACCTTTAATTATTCATTGTGTCAGAAGGTTTTCACAAATGATTCATTTTCAGAAATCTGCTAAGGTTCCGATGATAATTCATGGTTTTAATAAAAGAAAAACCATTGGTGAAGAGTTACAAAAGCACGATTTTTATTTAAGTTTTGGAAAATCTGTTTTGCAAAATGTAAATTTGCAGGAATTTGTAAAGGATTTTCCGGCCGATAAACTTTTTCTGGAAACAGATAACGCTGAATTTGATCTTCAGTTACTGTATCACAAAGTAGCGGAATTGAAGAATTTGAATGTGGAAGATCTTATTTTACAAATCGAAGAAAATCTGAAAATTTTTAATATTTCCCTGATAAGATGA